In the genome of Streptomyces sp. NBC_00190, one region contains:
- a CDS encoding TetR family transcriptional regulator gives MRSPRPYSPQADPGAQSLTERRKAATQLDIARAACELFAAHGPDGTTAEDIAHRAGVALRTFYRYFRNKQEAVAPLLAGGGDAWRALLAEEDPGTPLAEALERAVRRSLSDSQTVEEGLEVTRGLLRAAATDEALRAVWYRVNQDSEERLVPVVARLAGAEADPLGVRLLAAAATDAIRISLELWSTTDDPVSGPGSPAELAVRCLHDLTGAMPLLR, from the coding sequence GTGAGATCCCCTCGCCCGTACTCCCCCCAGGCCGACCCCGGAGCCCAGTCGCTGACCGAGCGCCGCAAGGCCGCCACCCAGCTCGACATCGCCCGCGCGGCCTGCGAACTGTTCGCCGCGCACGGCCCCGACGGCACGACCGCCGAGGACATCGCCCACCGGGCGGGGGTGGCGCTGCGCACGTTCTACCGCTACTTCCGCAACAAGCAGGAGGCGGTGGCCCCGCTGCTGGCGGGCGGCGGCGACGCCTGGCGCGCGCTGCTCGCCGAGGAGGATCCCGGCACCCCCCTCGCCGAGGCCCTGGAGCGCGCCGTCAGGCGGTCACTGAGCGACTCCCAGACGGTCGAGGAGGGCCTGGAGGTGACCCGCGGCCTGCTGCGCGCGGCGGCGACCGACGAGGCCCTGCGGGCGGTCTGGTACCGGGTGAACCAGGACTCCGAGGAGCGCCTGGTCCCGGTGGTCGCCCGGCTGGCCGGCGCCGAGGCGGACCCTCTGGGCGTCCGCCTGCTCGCCGCGGCGGCGACGGACGCGATCCGGATCTCGCTGGAGCTGTGGTCGACGACGGACGACCCGGTGTCGGGCCCCGGCTCCCCGGCCGAACTCGCGGTCCGCTGCCTGCACGACCTCACCGGCGCGATGCCCCTGCTGCGCTGA
- the glnA gene encoding type I glutamate--ammonia ligase, producing MFQNADEVKQYIEENDVKFVDVRFCDLPGVMQHFTIPARAFDPAEELAFDGSSIRGFQAIHESDMALRADITTARLDPFRRDKTLNINFFIHDPITGEAYSRDPRNIAKKAEAYLASTGIADTAFFGPEAEFYVFDSVRFATSANEGFYHIDSEAGAWNTGSEENNRGYKVRYKGGYFPVAPVDHFADLRAEISLELDAQGLQVERQHHEVGTGGQAEINYKFNTLLAAADDLMLFKYVVKNVAWRNGKTATFMPKPIFGDNGSGMHVHQSLWANGDPLFYDEAGYAGLSDTARYYIGGILKHAPSLLAFTNPTVNSYHRLVPGFEAPVNMVYSQRNRSAAMRIPITGSNPKAKRVEFRAPDPSSNPYLAFSALLLAGLDGIKNKIEPMEPIDKDLYELSPDEHASVPQVPTSLEDVLKALEADHEYLLAGGVFTPDLIETWIDYKRTHEIAPIAQRPHPHEFELYFDL from the coding sequence ATGTTCCAGAACGCCGACGAAGTGAAGCAGTACATCGAGGAGAACGACGTCAAGTTCGTCGACGTCCGCTTCTGCGACCTGCCTGGTGTGATGCAGCACTTCACCATCCCGGCGCGGGCGTTCGACCCGGCGGAGGAGCTCGCCTTCGACGGCTCCTCGATCCGCGGCTTCCAGGCCATCCACGAGTCCGACATGGCTCTGCGTGCCGACATCACCACGGCCCGCCTGGACCCGTTCCGCCGTGACAAGACGCTGAACATCAACTTCTTCATCCACGACCCGATCACGGGTGAGGCCTACAGCCGCGACCCGCGCAACATCGCGAAGAAGGCCGAGGCGTACCTCGCCTCCACCGGCATCGCCGACACCGCGTTCTTCGGCCCCGAGGCCGAGTTCTACGTGTTCGACAGCGTGCGCTTCGCGACCTCCGCGAACGAGGGCTTCTACCACATCGACTCCGAGGCCGGCGCCTGGAACACCGGTTCCGAGGAGAACAACCGCGGCTACAAGGTCCGCTACAAGGGTGGTTACTTCCCCGTAGCCCCGGTCGACCACTTCGCCGACCTGCGCGCCGAGATCTCCCTCGAACTGGACGCCCAGGGCCTCCAGGTCGAGCGCCAGCACCACGAGGTCGGCACCGGTGGCCAGGCCGAGATCAACTACAAGTTCAACACGCTGCTCGCCGCGGCCGACGACCTGATGCTCTTCAAGTACGTCGTGAAGAACGTCGCCTGGCGCAACGGCAAGACCGCGACCTTCATGCCGAAGCCGATCTTCGGTGACAACGGCTCGGGCATGCACGTGCACCAGTCGCTGTGGGCCAACGGCGACCCGCTGTTCTACGACGAGGCCGGCTACGCGGGCCTGTCGGACACCGCCCGCTACTACATCGGCGGCATCCTCAAGCACGCCCCGTCGCTGCTGGCGTTCACCAACCCGACGGTGAACTCGTACCACCGCCTGGTGCCGGGCTTCGAGGCGCCGGTCAACATGGTGTACTCGCAGCGCAACCGCTCCGCCGCCATGCGCATCCCGATCACGGGCTCGAACCCGAAGGCCAAGCGCGTCGAGTTCCGCGCCCCGGACCCGTCGTCCAACCCGTACCTCGCCTTCTCGGCGCTGCTGCTCGCGGGCCTCGACGGCATCAAGAACAAGATCGAGCCGATGGAGCCGATCGACAAGGACCTCTACGAGCTCTCGCCCGACGAGCACGCGAGCGTCCCGCAGGTCCCGACCAGCCTCGAGGACGTCCTCAAGGCGCTGGAGGCGGACCACGAGTACCTCCTGGCCGGCGGTGTCTTCACCCCCGACCTGATCGAGACCTGGATCGACTACAAGCGCACGCACGAGATCGCCCCGATCGCGCAGCGTCCGCACCCGCACGAGTTCGAGCTCTACTTCGACCTGTAA
- a CDS encoding RDD family protein, whose translation MDNRQAFGSWLSGPRAAAEEMGVDFGHPGQRLGLPQQGPGSVARFGRRLAGVALDWTGCLLIAYGLVTGGDMAAARSWTLWLFLALSILTVGTVGFTPGKRIVGIRVISEDGGRLGAVRVIVRTLLLALVIPALIWDRDGRGLHDRLARAVQVRI comes from the coding sequence GTGGACAACAGGCAAGCATTCGGATCCTGGCTCTCCGGCCCCCGCGCGGCCGCGGAGGAGATGGGCGTCGACTTCGGCCATCCGGGCCAACGGCTCGGCCTGCCTCAGCAGGGGCCCGGGTCCGTGGCCCGGTTCGGCCGCCGGCTCGCGGGTGTCGCCCTCGACTGGACCGGCTGCCTGCTGATCGCCTACGGGCTGGTCACGGGCGGCGACATGGCCGCCGCGCGCAGCTGGACGCTGTGGCTCTTCCTGGCCCTGAGCATCCTCACGGTCGGCACCGTGGGCTTCACCCCCGGCAAGCGGATCGTGGGGATCCGAGTGATCTCGGAGGACGGCGGCCGCCTCGGCGCCGTCCGGGTGATCGTGCGCACGCTGCTGCTGGCCCTGGTCATCCCCGCGCTGATCTGGGACCGTGACGGCCGCGGCCTGCACGACCGGCTCGCGCGCGCCGTCCAGGTGCGCATCTGA
- a CDS encoding DUF4191 domain-containing protein: MARKSNAETAANPGRLKQIALTYKMTRKADPKVGLIVAGVGIVTFGVFLAIGFLIDHPVYLGILGFLVAFLAMAIVFGRRAERAAFGQMEGQPGAAAAVLDNVGRGWTTTPAVAMTRQQDIVHRAVGKAGVVLIAEGNPNRVKPLLANEKKKLARIMPDVPVHTFIVGTGEGEVPLKKVRTTLLKLPRVLAGPQITQVNDKLRAMGDLMSNMPLPKGPMPKGMKMPRGGKMR, translated from the coding sequence ATGGCGAGGAAGTCAAACGCAGAGACTGCTGCGAACCCCGGGCGACTGAAGCAGATCGCCCTGACGTACAAGATGACGCGCAAGGCCGACCCGAAGGTCGGTCTGATCGTCGCGGGCGTGGGAATCGTCACCTTCGGTGTCTTTCTTGCGATCGGCTTCCTGATCGACCACCCGGTCTACCTGGGCATTCTGGGCTTCCTGGTGGCGTTCCTCGCGATGGCGATCGTCTTCGGGCGACGAGCCGAGCGGGCTGCCTTCGGGCAGATGGAGGGACAGCCGGGCGCGGCCGCGGCCGTACTGGACAACGTGGGCCGGGGCTGGACGACCACCCCGGCGGTCGCGATGACCCGGCAGCAGGACATCGTCCACCGGGCCGTCGGCAAGGCCGGCGTCGTGCTGATCGCCGAGGGCAACCCGAACCGCGTGAAGCCGCTGCTCGCGAACGAGAAGAAGAAGCTGGCCCGGATCATGCCGGACGTGCCGGTGCACACCTTCATCGTGGGTACGGGCGAGGGCGAGGTGCCGCTCAAGAAGGTGCGCACCACCCTGCTCAAGCTGCCGCGCGTGCTGGCCGGACCGCAGATCACCCAGGTCAACGACAAGCTGCGGGCCATGGGTGACCTCATGAGCAACATGCCGCTGCCGAAGGGCCCGATGCCGAAGGGCATGAAGATGCCGCGCGGCGGGAAGATGCGCTGA
- a CDS encoding SCO2195 family GlnR-regulated protein, whose amino-acid sequence MQAAPVRAIAIPTLSDAFRGIESLLMSGARRNAWTAVLEDRRRAKDRVETEHVLEAAATRTPQAT is encoded by the coding sequence ATGCAGGCCGCGCCCGTACGCGCCATCGCCATCCCGACGCTCTCCGACGCCTTCCGGGGCATCGAGTCGCTGCTCATGAGCGGCGCCCGGCGCAACGCCTGGACGGCGGTGCTGGAGGACCGCCGCCGGGCCAAGGACCGGGTCGAAACCGAACACGTACTTGAGGCCGCGGCGACCCGGACCCCGCAGGCCACGTAA
- the lipA gene encoding lipoyl synthase, which produces MSAVAPDGRKMLRLEVRNSQTPIERKPEWIKTRAKMGPEYTKMQALVKGEGLHTVCQEAGCPNIYECWEDREATFLIGGDQCTRRCDFCQIDTGKPEALDRDEPRRVGESVVTMDLNYATITGVARDDLADGGAWLYAETVRQIHQQTAGREAGHTKVELLAPDFNAVPELLEEVFASRPEVFAHNVETVPRIFKRIRPGFRYERSLEVITKARAYGLVTKSNLILGMGEEREEVSQALKDLHEAGCELITITQYLRPSPRHHPVERWVKPAEFVELAKEAEEIGYSGVMSGPLVRSSYRAGRLYAQAMEKRSRAGA; this is translated from the coding sequence GTGTCCGCAGTCGCACCCGACGGACGCAAGATGCTGCGCCTGGAGGTCCGTAACAGCCAGACCCCCATCGAGCGCAAGCCCGAGTGGATCAAGACCCGGGCGAAGATGGGTCCCGAGTACACCAAGATGCAGGCCCTGGTGAAGGGCGAAGGACTGCACACGGTGTGCCAGGAAGCCGGCTGTCCGAACATCTACGAATGCTGGGAGGACCGCGAGGCCACCTTCCTCATCGGTGGTGACCAGTGCACCCGGCGCTGTGACTTCTGCCAGATCGACACGGGCAAGCCCGAGGCGCTGGACCGCGACGAGCCGCGGCGCGTCGGCGAGTCCGTGGTCACGATGGACCTGAACTACGCCACCATCACGGGCGTCGCGCGCGACGACCTGGCCGACGGCGGCGCCTGGCTGTACGCGGAGACCGTGCGCCAGATCCACCAGCAGACGGCGGGCCGCGAGGCCGGCCACACCAAGGTCGAGCTGCTGGCCCCCGATTTCAACGCGGTCCCGGAGCTGCTGGAGGAGGTCTTCGCCTCCCGCCCCGAGGTCTTCGCGCACAACGTCGAGACGGTGCCGCGGATCTTCAAGCGGATCCGCCCCGGCTTCCGCTACGAGCGCTCCCTCGAAGTGATCACCAAGGCGCGCGCCTACGGCCTGGTCACCAAGTCGAACCTGATCCTCGGCATGGGCGAGGAGCGCGAGGAGGTCTCGCAGGCCCTGAAGGACCTGCACGAGGCCGGCTGCGAGCTCATCACCATCACCCAGTACCTGCGGCCCTCGCCGCGGCACCACCCCGTCGAGCGCTGGGTGAAGCCGGCCGAGTTCGTCGAGCTGGCGAAGGAGGCCGAGGAGATCGGCTACTCCGGCGTCATGTCCGGTCCGCTGGTCCGGTCGTCGTACCGGGCGGGTCGTCTTTACGCGCAGGCGATGGAGAAGCGCAGCCGAGCCGGAGCGTAG
- the lipB gene encoding lipoyl(octanoyl) transferase LipB translates to MAELGFVHLGFGPESVEYTQAWEEQRRVHAARFADEIEDTCLLVEHLPVYTAGRRTAPSERPLDGTPVVDVDRGGKITWHGPGQLVGYPIMKLPRPVDVVAHVRRLEDALIRTAAEFGLETTRVEGRSGVWVLGDPVEERPKLGGLSLEFDPRLHDEEFDARLNGPEYAPSNAGQRREDRKLAAIGIRVAKGVTMHGFAINVNPDNTWFDRIVPCGIRDAGVTSLSYELGREITIAEVVPVIERHLKDVLEHAELRPREIETAAG, encoded by the coding sequence GTGGCTGAGCTTGGGTTTGTCCATCTGGGCTTCGGGCCGGAATCCGTCGAGTACACCCAGGCCTGGGAAGAGCAGCGCCGGGTGCACGCCGCCCGCTTCGCGGACGAGATCGAGGACACCTGCCTGCTGGTGGAGCACCTGCCGGTCTACACCGCCGGCCGGCGCACCGCCCCCAGCGAGCGCCCGCTCGACGGCACGCCCGTCGTCGACGTGGACCGCGGCGGCAAGATCACCTGGCACGGCCCCGGCCAGCTGGTCGGCTACCCGATCATGAAGCTGCCCCGCCCGGTGGACGTGGTCGCCCACGTCCGCCGCTTGGAGGACGCGCTGATCCGCACCGCCGCCGAGTTCGGCCTGGAGACCACCCGCGTCGAGGGCCGTTCCGGCGTCTGGGTCCTGGGCGACCCCGTCGAGGAGCGCCCCAAGCTCGGCGGCCTCTCGCTCGAATTCGACCCCCGGCTGCACGACGAGGAGTTCGACGCGCGGCTCAACGGCCCCGAGTACGCCCCGTCCAACGCCGGCCAGCGCCGCGAGGACCGCAAGCTCGCCGCCATCGGCATCCGGGTCGCCAAGGGCGTCACGATGCACGGCTTCGCGATCAACGTGAACCCTGACAACACCTGGTTCGACCGGATCGTCCCCTGCGGCATCCGGGACGCCGGTGTGACCTCGCTCTCGTACGAACTGGGCCGGGAGATCACCATCGCCGAGGTGGTTCCGGTCATCGAGCGCCACCTGAAGGACGTACTGGAGCACGCGGAGCTGCGGCCCCGGGAGATCGAGACGGCCGCCGGCTGA